The Podospora pseudocomata strain CBS 415.72m chromosome 1 map unlocalized CBS415.72m_1, whole genome shotgun sequence genome has a segment encoding these proteins:
- a CDS encoding uncharacterized protein (EggNog:ENOG503PHWC), producing the protein MSSVLGRLPALITILFLALAVSQALCFIAADDDSEADLTRYMAIRSDPVPGTPALLGLTEHIFGVGRRDCLANGTNFCFDNNVDSCSGCGNCCRDGDRKYCCAAGRPCCGSGCCLAGQICSPKGSCVSSVETVTITKTIFETTTRIATQRATILVVKIESSTVVSTVDVTVSSADTQTNIVWKTVTITAPPAKRSAVLLEVPHSNRNNHPFKVPSITRLFISLVLEKNSSGSRNKRRGGVGGLIPRQNPSTSTITKFVTEIADVVSTTSTTVMVQTTSTFVTTVFQTNTRVLHALATVVETSTLTITSRPPVVQTITTTASLILPPLITSTDVSSTPSTSSSPTTTSTPAPSQSLPTTTIAGIAAGTSVLALVLAGLVIFFIRRRRYQTQRPASALFPFDPNDPEHDYQKTIPTTTVTAEPTLPRILPHFAPAAPAHHHSQPPALTPAYQSPPQDQQQQHRRNSSGFTTLVGTPPGSTGSSSAVLAKGKAKEYRKSGSSSSPPPIAEVQGSEVPVEGAVEVEGSPVGCSGSGSRNWGGRGSMG; encoded by the exons ATGTCGTCCGTCTTAGGCCGGCTGCCTGCTCTCATCACAATTCTATTCTTGGCACTTGCCGTCAGTCAAGCCTTATGCTTCATTGCGGCAGATGATGATTCCGAGGCCGATCTGACCCGGTACATGGCAATACGGAGCGATCCCGTCCCCGGTACACCCGCTTTACTCGGTCTTACGGAGCATATCTTCGGCGTTGGAAGACGGGACTGCCTCGCGAATGGGACAAACTTTTGCTTCGACAATAATGTCGATTCATGTTCCGGTTGTGGGAATTGCTGTCGTGACGGTGATCGAAAGTACTGTTGTGCCGCTGGACGACCATGTTGTGGATCGGGATGCTGTTTGGCTGGCCAGATATGTTCTCCCAAGGGGAGTTGCGTCTCGTCCGT GGAGACGGTGACGATTACCAAGACTATCTtcgaaaccaccacccgcatCGCAACACAGCGAGCTACCATCCTTGTGGTCAAGATCGAGTCTTCCACCGTTGTATCGACAGTTGATGTGACTGTCTCGAGCGCTGATACCCAGACCAACATCGTCTGGAAGACTGTGACCATCactgctcctccagccaaACGATCTGCTGTGCTGCTGGAAGTGCCGCATTCTAACAGAAACAACCATCCGTTCAAGGTTCCGTCCATCACCAGGCTCTTCATCTCTCTGGTGCTTGAGAAAAACTCTTCAGGCAGTAGAAACAAACGGCGAGGAGGCGTTGGCGGACTTATACCGAGACAAAATCCTTCAAcgagcaccatcaccaagttTGTCACAGAAATCGCCGACGTCGTTAGCACGACCTCGACGACTGTCATGGTTCAGACAACGTCAACCTTTGTGACGACAGTCTTTCAAACAAACACTCG AGTCCTCCACGCCCTCGCAACCGTTGTCGAGACCTCCACCCTTACCATAACCTCCAGGCCCCCGGTAGTCCAAACAATAACCACAACCGCCAGTCTaatcctcccaccccttaTAACTTCTACCGATGTTTCTTCTACACCATCcacatcttcatcaccaaccactacctccaccccagcaccctctcagtccctccccacaacaacaatagcAGGCATCGCAGCCGGCACCAGCGTCCTAGCCCTCGTTCTTGCGGGTCTAGTCATCTTTTtcatccgccgccgccgctacCAAACCCAACGCCCAGCTTcggccctcttcccctttgaCCCCAACGATCCCGAGCATGACTACCAAAAGACGATTCCCACGACAACCGTCACAGCGGAACCGACTCTACCGAGGATATTACCTCACTTtgccccagcagcaccagctcatcaccactcccAGCCACCTGCTCTGACGCCAGCGTATCAATCTCCACCGCAggaccagcagcagcagcacaggAGGAACAGCTCGGGGTTCACGACGCTGGTGGGGACGCCGCCTGGGAGCACGGGGAGTAGTAGTGCTGTTCTTGCCAAGGGTAAGGCAAAGGAGTACAGAAAATCAggctcgtcgtcgtcaccgccgccgattGCTGAGGTTCAGGGGAGTGAGGTGCCTGttgagggggcggtggaggtaGAGGGGAGTCCAGTTGGTTGTTCTGGGTCTGGATCGAGGAattgggggggaagggggtctATGGGTTga
- the SLD5 gene encoding GINS complex subunit (COG:L; EggNog:ENOG503NXNA; BUSCO:EOG09264VZ7): MDIDDILREVDPTFHAVPQEKRNLQELTRAWIAERSAPELLPWPADGLFERVNDSIKRQIEKVEEMTGDMDPKTNFALIVIQTELERFKYLVRSYLRARISKIDRHTLHYLSTDALRARLSEMELAYATRHQALLHNHYLSSFLSSFPSALQNLNDSAGINMVETPDLESAVFIRLLKDTLVEGRGVDSDGAMDGRESDIVILRWADAKTLVENGSAELV, encoded by the exons ATGGATATCGACGACATCCTCAGGGAAGTCGACCCGACCTTCCATGCCGTGCCACAAGAAAAGCGTAATCTTCAAGAGTTAACGCGTGCCTGGATTGCCGAGCGATCAGCGCCCGAGCTTCTCCC CTGGCCGGCAGATGGCCTCTTCGAACGCGTCAATGATAGTATCAAGCGCCAGATCGAAAAGGTCGAGGAGATGACCGGCGACATGGACCCCAAGACCAACTTTGCTCTCATCGTCATACAAACCGAACTGGAGCGCTTCAAGTACCTCGTTCGAAGCTACCTCCGCGCTCGAATTTCAAAGATAGACAGACACACTCTACACTACCTCTCGACCGACGCGCTGAGAGCCCGACTTTCCGAAATGGAGCTAGCCTATGCGACCCGTCACCAGGCTCTTCTTCACAACCACTACCTCTCGTCGttcctctcttcctttccttcAGCCTTGCAAAACCTCAACGACTCGGCAGGTATCAACATGGTGGAAACTCCAGATCTAGAGTCCGCCGTGTTCATCAGGCTGCTAAAGGACACTTTGGTCGAAGGGCGCGGTGTTGACTCGGACGGTGCCATGGACGGGCGAGAAAGCGATATCGTCATTTTGCGATGGGCCGATGCAAAGACCCTGGTAGAAAATGGAAGCGCAGAACTGGTGTGA
- the RIM8 gene encoding ph-response sensor protein (EggNog:ENOG503NXBQ; COG:S), giving the protein MGYSKSADNRAAASALVSAQASTSVDDTSSSRRSFFSRLSLPLRQRARHITDFHIRPAEPYRKYGAGDHVLGAVILTVVKPVRITHLTVALHGFVRVYKGPGAPANEPIVNPAEIPTNTGRGARQKSHSVGRVNLFEDEQTLSADGRLEPGRYEFNFELLFPSKGLPSSIDFERGTISYRITATLTRPPSITTKIDQRSAVECPIHLIERVDIGPLKPPPSRTIYLEPISKRPRKKKQPGPTLEKAATTVSHDPPERSSDLDSTRANENSTEGSLSVLGDDQGHGPPANDGPGPLQSDVRSISGDSAHTSSTTPSRNGDIMYTTPSVISQGGKKGPALKDRTITATVELLKGGCLPGDVVPIKISVQHIRQLKSMHGVIVTLYRLGRIDSAPTGVLSRELSQSQSRSEKEEIYPKSKTGLGGLSLSSAGSCSVFRKDLSQAINPLWIDPATMSASFTTLIRVPEDVFPTIKGVPYEMIKFQYHIEVLVDLGGKLAGQIQGNKVASGLRMSIPGVPLGPTSSAHDTGSPSVATWGSSIIDTDRLRREKGVISVLFEVIVGTTDSERLKAKGLSKLPSPVRTVSVRESDYHNQAPDHVHPWPASHEPGGYGPESAYPQDYPPFPTPYPAQSTQQIPYWETVPAQPPPPPPVPHYIPPPDVPDESSLDEKERIRRAEQRLLPSQPPDAPVAAGPSNSSDVVNGENIYDADDTPSAPPDLALPAESPPEEPPSAPTLEELSGGAVTNSTEDKQELERRRLLAEASAPPEFPEDYDDNAMAGPSGSSIPPSAPPIVSAAVADFEPTAPVINDEEEDYGRHFSYAGASPGAGRGPVDAVGEELPRYER; this is encoded by the exons ATGGGCTATTCCAAGTCCGCCGACAaccgcgccgccgcctctGCCCTGGTGTCCGCGCAAGCCTCGACATCGGTTGACGACACATCTTCATCGCGCCGGTCCTTCTTTTCCCGCCTtagcctccccctccgccaacgcGCCCGTCACATCACCGATTTCCACATCCGCCCGGCCGAGCCCTACCGCAAGTATGGCGCTGGAGACCATGTGTTGGGCGCCGTGATCTTGACCGTCGTCAAGCCCGTCCGAATCACCCATTTGACCGTGGCATTGCACGGCTTCGTACGCGTATACAAGGGCCCAGGTGCGCCCGCCAATGAGCCGATTGTCAATCCCGCCGAGATTCCAACAAACACTGGCCGCGGCGCGCGCCAGAAAAGCCACAGTGTTGGGCGCGTCAATTTGTTTGAGGACGAGCAAACACTCAGCGCCGATGGCCGGCTCGAGCCGGGCCGCTACGAATTCAACTTTGAACTGTTATTTCCCTCAAAGGGGCTTCCTAGCAGTATCGAT TTTGAGCGTGGCACTATTTCCTACAGGATCACTGCGACTTTGACACGTCCGCCATCCATCACTACCAAAATAGACCAAAGGTCGGCTGTTGAGTGCCCAATTCATCTCATCGAAAGGGTCGATATTGGTCCTCTTAAACCGCCACCGTCGCGTACTATCTACCTAGAACCAATATCAAAACGTCcacggaagaagaagcaaccTGGGCCCACATTAGAAAaggccgccaccaccgtttCACACGATCCACCAGAACGGTCATCCGATTTGGACTCGACTCGGGCAAATGAGAACTCTACCGAGGGCTCCTTGTCCGTCCTTGGCGATGATCAAGGGCATGGCCCACCAGCTAACGATGGCCCGGGACCGTTACAAAGCGACGTCCGCAGCATCAGCGGCGATAGCGCCCACACCAGCAGTACCACCCCGAGCAGGAACGGCGACATAATGTATACAACACCGTCGGTCATATCGCAGGGTGGAAAGAAGGGACCGGCACTGAAGGACCGGACCATCACAGCGACAGTAGAGTTGCTAAAAGGTGGCTGCCTTCCTGGAGATGTGGTTCCCATCAAGATCTCGGTGCAGCACATCCGCCAGCTAAAAAGCATGCACGGTGTGATAGTCACTCTCTACAGGCTCGGTCGCATAGACTCAGCTCCCACAGGTGTACTTTCTAGGGAACTATCGCAAAGCCAAAGCCGCTCTGAGAAGGAAGAGATTTATCCCAAGTCGAAAACTGGGCTGGGAGGTCTATCCCTTTCGTCGGCCGGCTCTTGCAGTGTCTTCCGGAAAGACCTTTCCCAGGCTATCAACCCTCTCTGGATTGACCCAGCCACCATGAGCGCCAGCTTCACAACTCTGATCAGGGTTCCCGAGGACGTATTTCCAACCATCAAGGGCGTCCCTTATGAGATGATCAAATTTCAATATCACATCGAGGTATTGGTCGATCTAGGAGGGAAGCTTGCCGGCCAGATTCAAGGCAACAAGGTAGCCTCTGGGTTGCGAATGAGCATTCCTGGGGTCCCTCTGGGCCCGACATCCAGTGCCCACGACACCGGCTCACCTTCCGTCGCAACATGGGGATCCAGCATTATCGACACGGATAGGCTCCGTCGAGAAAAGGGCGTCATCTCCGTGTTGTTTGAGGTTATTGTTGGGACGACAGACAGTGAAAGGCTCAAGGCCAAAGGTCTGTCGAAACTGCCGTCGCCGGTCCGAACTGTGTCAGTGCGCGAAAGTGATTATCACAATCAGGCCCCGGACCATGTTCACCCGTGGCCTGCATCACATGAGCCAGGAGGCTACGGACCAGAATCGGCCTACCCGCAGGATTACCCCCCGTTTCCTACGCCATATCCTGCCCAATCCACCCAGCAGATTCCCTACTGGGAGACGGTCCCGGcccaaccgccaccaccgccgccagttCCGCATTACATACCACCCCCAGACGTCCCTGACGAGAGCTCGCTCGACGAGAAGGAACGGATCAGACGCGCCGAGCAGAGGTTACTTCCCAGCCAACCGCCAGACGCACCCGTTGCCGCCGGCCCGTCTAACTCTAGCGACGTGGTCAACGGGGAAAACATCTACGACGCTGACGACACGCCCTCGGCACCTCCTGATCTTGCCCTCCCTGCCGAGTCGCCACCAGAAGAACCACCGTCGGCGCCCACACTGGAAGAGCTCTCGGGTGGTGCGGTGACGAACTCGACAGAGGATAAACAAGAGCTTGAGCGGCGACGGTTGCTTGCCGAGGCGAGCGCGCCGCCGGAGTTCCCGGAGGATTACGATGATAACGCCATGGCGGGGCCTAGTGGTTCGTCAATACCGCCGAGTGCACCACCGATAGTGTCTGCTGCGGTGGCGGACTTTGAGCCGACGGCGCCGGTGATtaatgatgaggaggaggattacGGGAGGCATTTTTCTTATGCAGGGGCTTCGCCGGGGGCGGGGAGAGGGCCGGTGGatgcggtgggggaggaacTGCCGAGGTATGAGAGGTGA
- a CDS encoding uncharacterized protein (COG:Q; EggNog:ENOG503P5BR), with the protein MTATMASPDTTIVLITGANQGIGFEIAKKLATEHKDYHIIMTGRRKQPLEEAVSSLKSRGLSGETLILDVTSDASIAAAVSHVSSTHGRLDVLINNAGISEHAFDNIPDISPRLKWAIILDTNVTSVAMVTDAFIPLMEKSAKVRRIVMMGSVMGSLTCRADKGHHCHVDTYTAYCASKTALNMLSLHYVIRFEKAEGEDGDGKGWKVNVCCPGYCSTNLNKFQGLKSVEEGAVNAVRLATMGGEGETESYSAKEGRIPW; encoded by the coding sequence ATGACCGCAACCATGGCCTCACCAgacaccaccatcgtcctcatcacGGGCGCCAACCAAGGCATCGGCTTCGAAATCGCCAAAAAGCTCGCCACCGAACACAAAGACTACCACATCATCATGACCGGCCGCCGCAAGCAACCGCTCGAAGAAGCAGTCAGCTCCCTCAAATCTCGAGGCCTATCCGGCGAAACCCTCATCCTAGACGTAACCTCGGACGCCTCCATCGCCGCAGCAGTATCCCACGTCTCATCCACCCACGGCCGCCTCGACGTGTTGATCAACAACGCTGGTATATCCGAACACGCCTTCGACAACATCCCCGACATCTCCCCCCGTCTCAAATGGGCAATAATCCTAGACACAAATGTCACCTCGGTAGCCATGGTCACGGACGCGTTTATACCCCTGATGGAGAAGTCCGCCAAGGTGAGAAGgatagtgatgatggggtcggtgatggggagCTTGACGTGCAGGGCGGACAAGGGGCACCACTGCCATGTGGATACTTATACTGCTTACTGTGCCAGCAAGACGGCGTTGAACATGCTCAGTTTGCATTATGTGATTAGGTTTGAGAaggctgagggggaggatggggatgggaaggggtggaaggtgAACGTTTGTTGTCCGGGGTATTGCAGTACGAATTTGAATAAGTTTCAGGGGCTTAagagtgtggaggagggggcggtaAATGCTGTCAGGTTGGCTACgatgggaggggaaggggagacggAGAGTTACTCGGCTAAGGAGGGGCGTATACCATGGTGA